A stretch of the Drosophila sulfurigaster albostrigata strain 15112-1811.04 chromosome 2L, ASM2355843v2, whole genome shotgun sequence genome encodes the following:
- the LOC133838763 gene encoding P protein isoform X2, which yields MRVKVGKFCLQRQASGQSEKFPQPSEVTEGALQVWRTLPERIRQDPSLASFRQEHERLHGDVEPLPSEEQQEQEEQQQQPQRNGHNDGSHAFTQIGINVTNEAGQVHVLDGRDLENNNEDQHEEGETYCRSHIKKYLIWFKISVLLVVWCVFTAFLMSNNEHVDQLSLISVPRNGSSKAFPITTPTLERIGLSLRGPFRLQENELQLNASVPLPVLQVQVTRSYYDALGQEIYTENASELWQLDIVYTDLIDATKDTKKSRTFELTPSDPTMLSSANSTRLSFEFSSSIDGELPLQLNVDESPIYKRHGVLYAAAVLCGLYVMIIWEIVNRTFAAIIASTLSVGILAALNSRPSMGTIMGWIDVETLLLLFGMMILVAILSETGVFDYLAVYAYKITNGHVWPLINCLCLFTAVLSSFLDNVTTVLLMTPVTIRLCEVMSLNPVPILMCMVIYSNIGGALTPVGDPPNVIIASNSYISKNGVNFAVFTLHMLPGVILVMIQTYLQLRFKFRNISDLQFKDSPEVEELRHEIHVWKRAAASLSAYSKDEELVRQTLMKKVNRLKRSLKKRMTAVITPAPNYQQTLANLQAKYPIRNKQLLIKCSAALIFVISLFFLHSVPELQRLSLGWTALLGAIFLIILADIEDLEAILARVEWSTLLFFAALFILMEALTELGLIEWIGNMTEGIILGVGEDQRLMVAILIILWVSAVASAFVDNIPLTTMMVKITISLAQNSTLNLPLQPLVWALALGACLGGNGTLIGASANVVCAGVAEQHGYKFTFLEFFKVGFPIMIGSIIVTTGYLLLSHSLFAWH from the exons CGAAGTAACAGAAGGTGCCTTACAAGTCTGGCGTACGCTGCCCGAACGCATACGACAGGATCCCAGCCTAGCATCGTTTCGACAGGAGCACGAGCGCTTGCACGGCG ATGTGGAACCCTTGCCCTCCGAAGAGCAGCAGGAACaggaagagcagcagcagcagccacaaaggAATGGACATAATGATGGCAGTCACGCCTTCACACAGATTGGCATCAATGTGACCAATGAGGCGGGGCAAGTGCATGTCCTCGACGGCAG GGACCTGGAGAACAACAATGAGGATCAGCATGAAGAGGGCGAAACCTACTGCAGAAGCCAC ATCAAAAAGTATTTGATTTGGTTCAAGATATCGGTGCTCTTGGTTGTGTGGTGCGTCTTTACCGCCTTCCTCATGTCCAACAACGAACATGTCGATCAGCTGAGTCTCATAAGTGTTCCTAGAAACGGCTCATCAAAAG CCTTTCCCATTACTACGCCCACCCTAGAGCGCATTGGTCTCTCCCTGCGTGGTCCTTTCCGACTGCAGGAGAACGAGTTGCAGCTGAATGCGAGCGTGCCGCTGCCCGTGCTGCAAGTGCAGGTGACGCGCAGTTATTACGATGCCTTGGGCCAGGAGATATACACGGAGAATGCCAGCGAGCTGTGGCAGCTGGACATTGTCTACACCGATCTCATCGATGCCACCAAGGATACGAAAAAGTCGCGCACCTTTGAGCTGACACCCAGTGATCCAACAATGCTCTCATCAGCGAACTCGACGCGTCTCAGCTTCGAGTTTAGCTCGAGCATCGATGGCGAGCTGCCGCTGCAACTGAATGTGGATGAATCGCCCATCTATAAGCGTCATGGTGTGCTCTACGCTGCCGCCGTGCTCTGCGGCCTCTATGTGATGATCATCTGGGAGATTGTGAATCGCACCTTTGCCGCCATCATTGCTTCTACCTTATCGGTGGGCATCTTGGCTGCTCTGAACTCGCGACCATCGATGGGCACCATCATGGGATGGATTGATGTGgagacgctgctgctgctcttcggCATGATGATCCTGGTGGCCATCCTCTCCGAGACGGGAGTCTTTGACTATCTGGCTGTGTATGCGTATAAGATAACCAATGGTCATGTCTGGCCGCTCATCAATTGTCTGTGCTTGTTCACCGCCGTGCTGTCGTCGTTCCTCGATAATGTTACCACCGTGCTGCTGATGACGCCGGTCACGATACGACTCTGCGAGGTCATGTCCTTGAATCCTGTGCCCATACTTATGTGCATGGTCATCTACTCGAATATTGGCGGCGCTCTGACGCCAGTCGGCGATCCGCCCAATGTGATCATCGCTTCCAACAGCTACATATCCAAGAAT GGCGTCAACTTTGCGGTCTTCACGCTGCACATGCTGCCCGGCGTCATTCTGGTCATGATCCAAACTTACTTGCAGTTGCGCTTCAAGTTCCGCAACATCAGCGATCTGCAGTTCAAAGACTCGCCCGAGGTGGAAGAACTGCGTCATGAGATCCATGTGTGGAAGCGTGCGGCGGCCAGTTTGTCGGCATACTCCAAGGACGAAGAGCTGGTGCGTCAAACGCTGATGAAGAAGGTGAATCGCCTGAAGCGCAGCCTCAAGAAACGCATGACGGCAGTGATAACGCCAGCTCCAAACTATCAGCAAACTCTGGCCAATCTGCAGGCCAAG TATCCCATTCGCAACAAACAGTTGCTGATCAAGTGCTCCGCTGCCTTGATCTTTGTCATCAGTTTGTTCTTCCTGCACTCGGTTCCAGAGCTGCAGCGCCTCTCGTTGGGCTGGACTGCGCTCTTGGGTGCTATCTTTCTCATTATTCTAGCTGATATCGAGGATCTGGAGGCCATTTTAGCACGCGTCGAATGGTCCACTCTGCTCTTCTTTGCCGCCTTGTTTATACTCATGGAAGCGCTGACTGAATTGGGTTTGATTGAATGGATTGGCAACATGACCGAGGGCATTATTCTGGGCGTGGGCGAAGATCAGCGATTGATGGTGGCCATATTAATAATACTCTGG GTGTCTGCTGTAGCCTCTGCCTTTGTGGACAATATTCCGCTGACCACGATGATGGTCAAAATCACCATTTCGCTGGCTCAGAACAGCACTTTGAACTTGCCTTTGCAGCCCTTGGTCTGGGCGCTTGCCTTGGGCGCCTGTTTGGGCG GTAATGGCACGCTGATTGGCGCCTCGGCGAATGTGGTTTGTGCCGGCGTTGCAGAGCAGCATGGCTACAAGTTCACGTTTCTCGAGTTCTTCAA GGTTGGCTTTCCCATTATGATTGGCAGCATTATTGTGACAACGGGTTATTTGCTGCTCTCGCATTCGCTGTTCGCGTGGCATTGA
- the LOC133838763 gene encoding P protein isoform X3, with amino-acid sequence MSYNYNNSSEDYSHEDDEVTEGALQVWRTLPERIRQDPSLASFRQEHERLHGDVEPLPSEEQQEQEEQQQQPQRNGHNDGSHAFTQIGINVTNEAGQVHVLDGRDLENNNEDQHEEGETYCRSHIKKYLIWFKISVLLVVWCVFTAFLMSNNEHVDQLSLISVPRNGSSKAFPITTPTLERIGLSLRGPFRLQENELQLNASVPLPVLQVQVTRSYYDALGQEIYTENASELWQLDIVYTDLIDATKDTKKSRTFELTPSDPTMLSSANSTRLSFEFSSSIDGELPLQLNVDESPIYKRHGVLYAAAVLCGLYVMIIWEIVNRTFAAIIASTLSVGILAALNSRPSMGTIMGWIDVETLLLLFGMMILVAILSETGVFDYLAVYAYKITNGHVWPLINCLCLFTAVLSSFLDNVTTVLLMTPVTIRLCEVMSLNPVPILMCMVIYSNIGGALTPVGDPPNVIIASNSYISKNGVNFAVFTLHMLPGVILVMIQTYLQLRFKFRNISDLQFKDSPEVEELRHEIHVWKRAAASLSAYSKDEELVRQTLMKKVNRLKRSLKKRMTAVITPAPNYQQTLANLQAKYPIRNKQLLIKCSAALIFVISLFFLHSVPELQRLSLGWTALLGAIFLIILADIEDLEAILARVEWSTLLFFAALFILMEALTELGLIEWIGNMTEGIILGVGEDQRLMVAILIILWVSAVASAFVDNIPLTTMMVKITISLAQNSTLNLPLQPLVWALALGACLGGNGTLIGASANVVCAGVAEQHGYKFTFLEFFKVGFPIMIGSIIVTTGYLLLSHSLFAWH; translated from the exons CGAAGTAACAGAAGGTGCCTTACAAGTCTGGCGTACGCTGCCCGAACGCATACGACAGGATCCCAGCCTAGCATCGTTTCGACAGGAGCACGAGCGCTTGCACGGCG ATGTGGAACCCTTGCCCTCCGAAGAGCAGCAGGAACaggaagagcagcagcagcagccacaaaggAATGGACATAATGATGGCAGTCACGCCTTCACACAGATTGGCATCAATGTGACCAATGAGGCGGGGCAAGTGCATGTCCTCGACGGCAG GGACCTGGAGAACAACAATGAGGATCAGCATGAAGAGGGCGAAACCTACTGCAGAAGCCAC ATCAAAAAGTATTTGATTTGGTTCAAGATATCGGTGCTCTTGGTTGTGTGGTGCGTCTTTACCGCCTTCCTCATGTCCAACAACGAACATGTCGATCAGCTGAGTCTCATAAGTGTTCCTAGAAACGGCTCATCAAAAG CCTTTCCCATTACTACGCCCACCCTAGAGCGCATTGGTCTCTCCCTGCGTGGTCCTTTCCGACTGCAGGAGAACGAGTTGCAGCTGAATGCGAGCGTGCCGCTGCCCGTGCTGCAAGTGCAGGTGACGCGCAGTTATTACGATGCCTTGGGCCAGGAGATATACACGGAGAATGCCAGCGAGCTGTGGCAGCTGGACATTGTCTACACCGATCTCATCGATGCCACCAAGGATACGAAAAAGTCGCGCACCTTTGAGCTGACACCCAGTGATCCAACAATGCTCTCATCAGCGAACTCGACGCGTCTCAGCTTCGAGTTTAGCTCGAGCATCGATGGCGAGCTGCCGCTGCAACTGAATGTGGATGAATCGCCCATCTATAAGCGTCATGGTGTGCTCTACGCTGCCGCCGTGCTCTGCGGCCTCTATGTGATGATCATCTGGGAGATTGTGAATCGCACCTTTGCCGCCATCATTGCTTCTACCTTATCGGTGGGCATCTTGGCTGCTCTGAACTCGCGACCATCGATGGGCACCATCATGGGATGGATTGATGTGgagacgctgctgctgctcttcggCATGATGATCCTGGTGGCCATCCTCTCCGAGACGGGAGTCTTTGACTATCTGGCTGTGTATGCGTATAAGATAACCAATGGTCATGTCTGGCCGCTCATCAATTGTCTGTGCTTGTTCACCGCCGTGCTGTCGTCGTTCCTCGATAATGTTACCACCGTGCTGCTGATGACGCCGGTCACGATACGACTCTGCGAGGTCATGTCCTTGAATCCTGTGCCCATACTTATGTGCATGGTCATCTACTCGAATATTGGCGGCGCTCTGACGCCAGTCGGCGATCCGCCCAATGTGATCATCGCTTCCAACAGCTACATATCCAAGAAT GGCGTCAACTTTGCGGTCTTCACGCTGCACATGCTGCCCGGCGTCATTCTGGTCATGATCCAAACTTACTTGCAGTTGCGCTTCAAGTTCCGCAACATCAGCGATCTGCAGTTCAAAGACTCGCCCGAGGTGGAAGAACTGCGTCATGAGATCCATGTGTGGAAGCGTGCGGCGGCCAGTTTGTCGGCATACTCCAAGGACGAAGAGCTGGTGCGTCAAACGCTGATGAAGAAGGTGAATCGCCTGAAGCGCAGCCTCAAGAAACGCATGACGGCAGTGATAACGCCAGCTCCAAACTATCAGCAAACTCTGGCCAATCTGCAGGCCAAG TATCCCATTCGCAACAAACAGTTGCTGATCAAGTGCTCCGCTGCCTTGATCTTTGTCATCAGTTTGTTCTTCCTGCACTCGGTTCCAGAGCTGCAGCGCCTCTCGTTGGGCTGGACTGCGCTCTTGGGTGCTATCTTTCTCATTATTCTAGCTGATATCGAGGATCTGGAGGCCATTTTAGCACGCGTCGAATGGTCCACTCTGCTCTTCTTTGCCGCCTTGTTTATACTCATGGAAGCGCTGACTGAATTGGGTTTGATTGAATGGATTGGCAACATGACCGAGGGCATTATTCTGGGCGTGGGCGAAGATCAGCGATTGATGGTGGCCATATTAATAATACTCTGG GTGTCTGCTGTAGCCTCTGCCTTTGTGGACAATATTCCGCTGACCACGATGATGGTCAAAATCACCATTTCGCTGGCTCAGAACAGCACTTTGAACTTGCCTTTGCAGCCCTTGGTCTGGGCGCTTGCCTTGGGCGCCTGTTTGGGCG GTAATGGCACGCTGATTGGCGCCTCGGCGAATGTGGTTTGTGCCGGCGTTGCAGAGCAGCATGGCTACAAGTTCACGTTTCTCGAGTTCTTCAA GGTTGGCTTTCCCATTATGATTGGCAGCATTATTGTGACAACGGGTTATTTGCTGCTCTCGCATTCGCTGTTCGCGTGGCATTGA
- the LOC133838763 gene encoding P protein isoform X1: MSSPFAYTKPTFLITDHSHDPYHLAPQQQTNEDEEEASGINLEAEDDFDPEEERQRNTKLQELTRCLHFNARLRRNCEVTEGALQVWRTLPERIRQDPSLASFRQEHERLHGDVEPLPSEEQQEQEEQQQQPQRNGHNDGSHAFTQIGINVTNEAGQVHVLDGRDLENNNEDQHEEGETYCRSHIKKYLIWFKISVLLVVWCVFTAFLMSNNEHVDQLSLISVPRNGSSKAFPITTPTLERIGLSLRGPFRLQENELQLNASVPLPVLQVQVTRSYYDALGQEIYTENASELWQLDIVYTDLIDATKDTKKSRTFELTPSDPTMLSSANSTRLSFEFSSSIDGELPLQLNVDESPIYKRHGVLYAAAVLCGLYVMIIWEIVNRTFAAIIASTLSVGILAALNSRPSMGTIMGWIDVETLLLLFGMMILVAILSETGVFDYLAVYAYKITNGHVWPLINCLCLFTAVLSSFLDNVTTVLLMTPVTIRLCEVMSLNPVPILMCMVIYSNIGGALTPVGDPPNVIIASNSYISKNGVNFAVFTLHMLPGVILVMIQTYLQLRFKFRNISDLQFKDSPEVEELRHEIHVWKRAAASLSAYSKDEELVRQTLMKKVNRLKRSLKKRMTAVITPAPNYQQTLANLQAKYPIRNKQLLIKCSAALIFVISLFFLHSVPELQRLSLGWTALLGAIFLIILADIEDLEAILARVEWSTLLFFAALFILMEALTELGLIEWIGNMTEGIILGVGEDQRLMVAILIILWVSAVASAFVDNIPLTTMMVKITISLAQNSTLNLPLQPLVWALALGACLGGNGTLIGASANVVCAGVAEQHGYKFTFLEFFKVGFPIMIGSIIVTTGYLLLSHSLFAWH, encoded by the exons CGAAGTAACAGAAGGTGCCTTACAAGTCTGGCGTACGCTGCCCGAACGCATACGACAGGATCCCAGCCTAGCATCGTTTCGACAGGAGCACGAGCGCTTGCACGGCG ATGTGGAACCCTTGCCCTCCGAAGAGCAGCAGGAACaggaagagcagcagcagcagccacaaaggAATGGACATAATGATGGCAGTCACGCCTTCACACAGATTGGCATCAATGTGACCAATGAGGCGGGGCAAGTGCATGTCCTCGACGGCAG GGACCTGGAGAACAACAATGAGGATCAGCATGAAGAGGGCGAAACCTACTGCAGAAGCCAC ATCAAAAAGTATTTGATTTGGTTCAAGATATCGGTGCTCTTGGTTGTGTGGTGCGTCTTTACCGCCTTCCTCATGTCCAACAACGAACATGTCGATCAGCTGAGTCTCATAAGTGTTCCTAGAAACGGCTCATCAAAAG CCTTTCCCATTACTACGCCCACCCTAGAGCGCATTGGTCTCTCCCTGCGTGGTCCTTTCCGACTGCAGGAGAACGAGTTGCAGCTGAATGCGAGCGTGCCGCTGCCCGTGCTGCAAGTGCAGGTGACGCGCAGTTATTACGATGCCTTGGGCCAGGAGATATACACGGAGAATGCCAGCGAGCTGTGGCAGCTGGACATTGTCTACACCGATCTCATCGATGCCACCAAGGATACGAAAAAGTCGCGCACCTTTGAGCTGACACCCAGTGATCCAACAATGCTCTCATCAGCGAACTCGACGCGTCTCAGCTTCGAGTTTAGCTCGAGCATCGATGGCGAGCTGCCGCTGCAACTGAATGTGGATGAATCGCCCATCTATAAGCGTCATGGTGTGCTCTACGCTGCCGCCGTGCTCTGCGGCCTCTATGTGATGATCATCTGGGAGATTGTGAATCGCACCTTTGCCGCCATCATTGCTTCTACCTTATCGGTGGGCATCTTGGCTGCTCTGAACTCGCGACCATCGATGGGCACCATCATGGGATGGATTGATGTGgagacgctgctgctgctcttcggCATGATGATCCTGGTGGCCATCCTCTCCGAGACGGGAGTCTTTGACTATCTGGCTGTGTATGCGTATAAGATAACCAATGGTCATGTCTGGCCGCTCATCAATTGTCTGTGCTTGTTCACCGCCGTGCTGTCGTCGTTCCTCGATAATGTTACCACCGTGCTGCTGATGACGCCGGTCACGATACGACTCTGCGAGGTCATGTCCTTGAATCCTGTGCCCATACTTATGTGCATGGTCATCTACTCGAATATTGGCGGCGCTCTGACGCCAGTCGGCGATCCGCCCAATGTGATCATCGCTTCCAACAGCTACATATCCAAGAAT GGCGTCAACTTTGCGGTCTTCACGCTGCACATGCTGCCCGGCGTCATTCTGGTCATGATCCAAACTTACTTGCAGTTGCGCTTCAAGTTCCGCAACATCAGCGATCTGCAGTTCAAAGACTCGCCCGAGGTGGAAGAACTGCGTCATGAGATCCATGTGTGGAAGCGTGCGGCGGCCAGTTTGTCGGCATACTCCAAGGACGAAGAGCTGGTGCGTCAAACGCTGATGAAGAAGGTGAATCGCCTGAAGCGCAGCCTCAAGAAACGCATGACGGCAGTGATAACGCCAGCTCCAAACTATCAGCAAACTCTGGCCAATCTGCAGGCCAAG TATCCCATTCGCAACAAACAGTTGCTGATCAAGTGCTCCGCTGCCTTGATCTTTGTCATCAGTTTGTTCTTCCTGCACTCGGTTCCAGAGCTGCAGCGCCTCTCGTTGGGCTGGACTGCGCTCTTGGGTGCTATCTTTCTCATTATTCTAGCTGATATCGAGGATCTGGAGGCCATTTTAGCACGCGTCGAATGGTCCACTCTGCTCTTCTTTGCCGCCTTGTTTATACTCATGGAAGCGCTGACTGAATTGGGTTTGATTGAATGGATTGGCAACATGACCGAGGGCATTATTCTGGGCGTGGGCGAAGATCAGCGATTGATGGTGGCCATATTAATAATACTCTGG GTGTCTGCTGTAGCCTCTGCCTTTGTGGACAATATTCCGCTGACCACGATGATGGTCAAAATCACCATTTCGCTGGCTCAGAACAGCACTTTGAACTTGCCTTTGCAGCCCTTGGTCTGGGCGCTTGCCTTGGGCGCCTGTTTGGGCG GTAATGGCACGCTGATTGGCGCCTCGGCGAATGTGGTTTGTGCCGGCGTTGCAGAGCAGCATGGCTACAAGTTCACGTTTCTCGAGTTCTTCAA GGTTGGCTTTCCCATTATGATTGGCAGCATTATTGTGACAACGGGTTATTTGCTGCTCTCGCATTCGCTGTTCGCGTGGCATTGA
- the LOC133850202 gene encoding uncharacterized protein LOC133850202 encodes MCLRVFILSLLLCVLHSQNVRGLIVPEEVASGLSYSYGFIPKIKKGIDSRFGVGWRFGKHADFQLQLELGPQFETRPLGVLTKKRQTINSKNQLDRLRMFHQSGMEKFPEKPQMKPNVVNQLQKLYKMASEATEATPTTTEMFI; translated from the exons ATGTGTCTAAGAGTCTTTATCCTGTCACTGCTTCTTTGTGTGCTTCATT CACAAAATGTCAGAGGTCTTATAGTGCCTGAGGAAGTGGCTTCTGGACTTTCCTACTCCTATGGATTCATTCCCAAAATAAAGAAAG GCATTGATTCACGCTTTGGTGTTGGTTGGCGCTTTGGCAAACATGCCGACTTCCAGCTGCAACTGGAGCTGGGACCTCAGTTTGAAACACGTCCACTTGGCGTATTAACCAAAAAGcgacaaacaataaatagcAAGAATCAACTTGATCGACTGAGAATGTTCCACCAATCTGGAATGGAAAAGTTTCCCGAGAAACCACAAATGAAACCGAATGTAGTTAACCAGCTGCAGAAGTTGTACAAAATGGCAAGTGAAGCAACGGAAGCGACGCCTACAACAACTGAGATGTTTATTTAA
- the LOC133850405 gene encoding uncharacterized protein LOC133850405 isoform X1, giving the protein MFWPKQLPGTVSLLWLLLCLLYHSQNADGFIVPEQVPSVLSLVYSNIPTIKKGTDSRFGFGFRLGEHADFQVLLELGPQKETRPLGDPSKYDQSFNKRQVSAQEQRQHLRQQQLLATSTERNAASWLETWSNGMKPQEKVQTAKPKPRSKQTEAATLPVRPQMPTDALQQLQQLYKMASTVSEASTTTTTTSEAPSSTGASLSLGVPSGFKLPPPVLAQDSNALGVLSPKKSSADITKDLMNVSLEA; this is encoded by the exons ATGTTTTGGCCAAAACAATTGCCGGGCACTGTTAGCCTGCTTTGGCTGCTACTTTGCCTACTCTACCATT CACAAAATGCCGATGGCTTCATTGTGCCGGAGCAGGTGCCGTCGGTGCTCTCGCTGGTCTACTCAAATATTCCCACCATCAAGAAAG GCACCGATTCACGtttcggctttggctttcgACTGGGCGAACATGCGGATTTCCAAGTGCTACTCGAGCTTGGACCACAGAAGGAGACCCGTCCACTGGGTGATCCCAGCAAATACGATCAATCCTTTAACAAGCGTCAAGTGAGCGCCCAGGAACAACGTCAACATCtgcgacaacagcagctttTGGCGACCTCAACGGAGCGCAATGCGGCCAGCTGGCTGGAGACCTGGTCGAATGGCATGAAGCCGCAGGAGAAAGTCCAGACAGCTAAGCCCAAGCCTAGAAGCAAGCAAACAGAAGCTGCCACGTTGCCTGTAAGACCTCAGATGCCAACGGAtgcactgcagcagctgcaacagctcTACAAGATGGCCAGCACAGTCAGCGAAgcatccacaacaacaacaacaacaagtgagGCGCCCTCATCAACGGGCGCATCTCTAAGCTTGGGTGTCCCCAGTGGATTCAAATTGCCACCGCCTGTTTTAGCACAGGACTCCAATGCATTGGGCGTTCTTAGTCCGAAGAAAAGCAGTGCTGACATTACCAAGGATCTGATGAACGTCAGTCTAGAGGCTTAG
- the LOC133850405 gene encoding uncharacterized protein LOC133850405 isoform X2 → MTQNADGFIVPEQVPSVLSLVYSNIPTIKKGTDSRFGFGFRLGEHADFQVLLELGPQKETRPLGDPSKYDQSFNKRQVSAQEQRQHLRQQQLLATSTERNAASWLETWSNGMKPQEKVQTAKPKPRSKQTEAATLPVRPQMPTDALQQLQQLYKMASTVSEASTTTTTTSEAPSSTGASLSLGVPSGFKLPPPVLAQDSNALGVLSPKKSSADITKDLMNVSLEA, encoded by the exons atgA CACAAAATGCCGATGGCTTCATTGTGCCGGAGCAGGTGCCGTCGGTGCTCTCGCTGGTCTACTCAAATATTCCCACCATCAAGAAAG GCACCGATTCACGtttcggctttggctttcgACTGGGCGAACATGCGGATTTCCAAGTGCTACTCGAGCTTGGACCACAGAAGGAGACCCGTCCACTGGGTGATCCCAGCAAATACGATCAATCCTTTAACAAGCGTCAAGTGAGCGCCCAGGAACAACGTCAACATCtgcgacaacagcagctttTGGCGACCTCAACGGAGCGCAATGCGGCCAGCTGGCTGGAGACCTGGTCGAATGGCATGAAGCCGCAGGAGAAAGTCCAGACAGCTAAGCCCAAGCCTAGAAGCAAGCAAACAGAAGCTGCCACGTTGCCTGTAAGACCTCAGATGCCAACGGAtgcactgcagcagctgcaacagctcTACAAGATGGCCAGCACAGTCAGCGAAgcatccacaacaacaacaacaacaagtgagGCGCCCTCATCAACGGGCGCATCTCTAAGCTTGGGTGTCCCCAGTGGATTCAAATTGCCACCGCCTGTTTTAGCACAGGACTCCAATGCATTGGGCGTTCTTAGTCCGAAGAAAAGCAGTGCTGACATTACCAAGGATCTGATGAACGTCAGTCTAGAGGCTTAG